The Candidatus Acidiferrales bacterium genome window below encodes:
- a CDS encoding nuclear transport factor 2 family protein: MNKAILAIRGAYAAFNRGDFDAAVASLDPNIDWTEPATFPGGGTYHGRDAVKGYLSQSRSGWTQGTSKPVRLILAGNRIVVFVFVRFRPKGGNDWHEAKIADVYTVRRGKIVQMNAFADRHEALRWAGVKDAPRK; encoded by the coding sequence ATGAACAAAGCAATCTTGGCAATCCGCGGCGCCTATGCGGCCTTCAACCGCGGTGACTTCGACGCCGCCGTGGCCTCTCTTGATCCGAATATCGACTGGACTGAGCCTGCGACGTTCCCCGGCGGAGGCACGTATCACGGACGCGATGCCGTGAAAGGCTACCTGAGCCAATCGCGCTCCGGCTGGACGCAAGGTACCAGTAAACCGGTGCGTCTTATCCTGGCCGGCAACCGTATCGTAGTTTTTGTCTTCGTCAGATTTCGCCCCAAGGGCGGTAACGACTGGCACGAAGCCAAAATCGCCGACGTTTATACCGTGCGCCGCGGCAAAATCGTCCAGATGAACGCCTTCGCGGATCGCCATGAAGCTCTGCGCTGGGCCGGCGTGAAGGACGCGCCCCGCAAATAA